A single region of the Musa acuminata AAA Group cultivar baxijiao chromosome BXJ1-11, Cavendish_Baxijiao_AAA, whole genome shotgun sequence genome encodes:
- the LOC103971987 gene encoding transcription factor bHLH149, whose protein sequence is MAISDAGGESAAAKEGGGERKRKRRAERSLLGKWKTEGERKSYSSKLIEALRVVRRSSCPAPAAVSTDCSRSRAVRVAADRALAVTARGRSRWSRAILCRRTLKLRTRVARPKPSAAAAGPRAADRRKPPALEQKARVLGRLVPGCRKLPLATLLEEATDYIAALEMQVRAMTAVAEILSAAAAGGRSSSVAAEPM, encoded by the coding sequence ATGGCGATTTCGGATGCGGGGGGCGAGTCGGCGGCAGCTAAGGAGGGCGGAGGGGAGAGGAAGCGGAAGCGCCGGGCGGAGCGGTCGTTGTTGGGCAAGTGGAAGACGGAGGGCGAGCGAAAGAGTTACTCCTCCAAGCTCATCGAGGCACTCCGCGTCGTTCGACGATCCTCCTGCCCGGCACCGGCAGCGGTGTCCACGGATTGCTCCCGGAGCCGGGCCGTCCGGGTGGCAGCGGACCGGGCGCTGGCGGTCACGGCGCGCGGCCGGTCGCGGTGGAGCCGGGCGATCCTCTGCCGCCGGACTCTCAAGCTCAGGACCCGGGTCGCCCGGCCGAAGCCCTCCGCGGCCGCCGCCGGTCCCCGGGCGGCGGATAGGAGGAAGCCGCCGGCTCTGGAGCAGAAGGCGAGGGTTCTGGGCCGGCTCGTCCCCGGCTGCCGGAAGCTGCCCTTGGCGACGCTCCTGGAGGAAGCGACGGACTACATCGCGGCGCTGGAGATGCAGGTGCGGGCCATGACTGCCGTCGCCGAGATCCTCTCGGCCGCAGCCGCCGGCGGCCGGTCGTCGTCGGTGGCGGCAGAGCCGATGTGA
- the LOC103971990 gene encoding nifU-like protein 1, chloroplastic, whose protein sequence is MRALLETGVKRSFAYRHGIPMPPITMQEYIIIVVVEAKILGPMATLAAAAGISGAPNLSSLLRHQIVKPVQVPPPRARSFHVRRRTAWRRASSSTPPPAEAASPGLYSAKVYELTKENVNLVLDDVRPYLIADGGNVDVVSVEDGVISLQLQGACGSCPSSTTTMKMGIERVLKEKFGEAVKDICQVEGIQIETTVEAVNNHLEILRPAIKNFGGSVEVVSVEAGDCSVRYTGPDSIGSGVKAAIKEKFPDIINVVFI, encoded by the exons ATGAGAGCATTGTTGGAAACAG GAGTCAAACGCTCCTTTGCCTATCGACATGGAATTCCTATGCCACCAATCACGATGCAG GAATATATAATAATTGTGGTTGTCGAGGCCAAAATCTTAGGGCCGATGGCAACCTTGGCTGCAGCTGCGGGCATCTCCGGAGCACCAAACCTTTCCTCCCTACTCCGCCATCAAATCGTCAAACCAGTGCAGGTTCCTCCTCCCCGCGCGCGATCTTTCCATGTTCGTCGCCGGACCGCCTGGAGACGAGCTTCGTCCAGCACTCCGCCGCCTGCCGAGGCCGCCTCGCCGGGGCTGTATTCGGCCAAGGTGTATGAACTGACGAAGGAGAACGTGAACCTGGTGTTGGACGATGTTCGCCCCTACCTCATCGCCGACGGTGGCAACGTGGATGTGGTGTCCGTGGAGGACGGAGTAATCTCCCTCCAGCTCCAAG GAGCCTGCGGAAGCTGTCCTAGCTCAACAACCACGATGAAGATGGGTATCGAGCGAGTTCTGAAGGAAAAATTTGGAGAAGCAGTCAAGGACATATGCCAAGTTGAAGGAATCCAAATCGAAACGACAGTTGAG GCAGTGAATAACCATTTGGAGATACTGAGACCTGCCATCAAAAACTTTGGAGGTAGTGTGGAAGTGGTTTCTGTCGAGGCTGGTGATTGCAGTGTAAGATACACAGGACCAGACTCCATAGGAAGTGGCGTCAAAGCAGCCATCAAGGAAAAATTCCCAGATATCATCAACGTAGTATTCATTTAA
- the LOC103971991 gene encoding transcription factor MYB108, which produces MEFHETTCGSAIPPSEEEMDLRRGPWTVEEDVVLVDYIAVHGEGRWNSLARCAGLRRTGKSCRLRWLNYLRPDVRRGNITPEEQLLILELHSRWGNRWSKIAQHLPGRTDNEIKNYWRTRVQKHAKQLKCDVNSKQFKDVMRYLWIPRLVERIRAASGNSTVSPAASHRPEDPATELARVKLSSETSSAAGSSSSDSLGMHYFSPPRVSDGFPAASMQGCEDNKGDVTGPTKLSSETSSAAGSSSSDSFGIHYFSPPRVSDGFPVASMQRCEDNIGDVTGPTDFTTACWSESLPSSNSGGYADLGLTDLDQDVWWDDLWSAENIWLQQQF; this is translated from the exons ATGGAGTTCCATGAGACGACCTGTGGCTCCGCCATACCACCGAGCGAGGAGGAGATGGACCTGCGGAGGGGGCCGTGGACTGTGGAGGAGGACGTTGTTCTGGTCGATTACATCGCTGTTCATGGCGAGGGGCGTTGGAATTCTCTGGCTCGTTGCGCAG GACTCAGAAGAACAGGGAAGAGTTGCCGGCTGCGGTGGCTCAACTATCTTCGGCCAGACGTCCGCCGCGGCAACATCACCCCGGAGGAGCAACTCCTCATCCTCGAACTCCACTCTCGGTGGGGCAACCG GTGGTCCAAGATAGCGCAGCACCTGCCGGGGAGGACCGACAACGAGATAAAGAACTACTGGCGGACGAGGGTGCAGAAGCACGCGAAGCAGCTCAAATGCGACGTCAACAGCAAGCAGTTCAAGGACGTGATGCGATACCTGTGGATACCCCGCCTCGTGGAACGAATCCGGGCGGCCTCCGGAAACTCCACGGTCTCTCCGGCCGCAAGCCACCGGCCAGAAGACCCCGCCACGGAGCTCGCCAGGGTGAAGCTGAGCTCGGAGACCTCAAGCGCGGCCGGCTCGTCCTCGTCGGACTCGTTAGGGATGCACTACTTCTCGCCGCCTCGGGTCTCCGACGGCTTCCCCGCCGCCAGCATGCAGGGATGTGAGGATAACAAAGGTGACGTGACCGGGCCCACCAAGCTGAGCTCGGAAACCTCGAGCGCGGCCGGCTCGTCCTCGTCGGACTCGTTCGGGATCCACTACTTCTCGCCGCCTCGGGTCTCCGACGGCTTCCCCGTCGCCAGCATGCAGAGATGTGAGGATAACATCGGTGACGTGACCGGGCCCACCGACTTCACTACTGCCTGCTGGTCCGAGTCCCTGCCGAGCTCCAACTCCGGCGGTTACGCCGACCTGGGGTTGACCGACTTGGACCAAGACGTGTGGTGGGACGACCTGTGGAGCGCGGAGAACATATGGCTGCAGCAGCAGTTCTGA